GCGAGCCGCATCGCCTCCAGGGTGGCGTCGTCGGGGATGCCGTAGACGCCGGCGTGGTACCGCTCGTCGAGTGCGACGTCCGCCTCGGTCAGCTCCCGTGCGACGCCGATGAGCTGCCCGGTGCCGTGCGCGATCCGGGCGATCTGGGTGCGGGTCGCGGCCGGTTTCGCCGAGGCGTCGATGCCGAGTACCCGCCGGGGCCACCCGCCCGCCTCCTCCAGCGCGGCGAACCCGGCGACCATGCCGGCCTGGGTCGACCCGGTCACCGAGCACACCACGACGGTGTCGAAGAAGACCCCCAGCTCCCGCTCCTGCTCGGCGACCTCGTACGCCCACCCGGCGAATCCGAGCCCGCCGAGCGGATGGTCGGAGGCGCCGGCCGGGATGGCGTACGGCTTCCCGCCGGCCTCCTCGACCTCCCTGAGCGCCTGCTCCCAGCTCTCCTTGAAGCCGATGCCGAACCCGGCCCTCACCAGCCGCACATCGGCCCCGGCGAGCCGGCTGATCAGGATGTTGCCGACCTTGTCGTACCCCGCGTCGGGCCAGTCCACCCAGCTCTCCTGCACGAGCACACACTTGAGCCCGGCCCGGGCGGCGACGGCCGCGACCTGGCGGGTGTGGTTGGACTGCACCCCACCGATCGACACGAGCGTGTCGCAGCCCTGGGCGAGCGCGTCGGCGACCAGGTACTCCAGCTTGCGGGTCTTGTTGCCGCCGTAGGCGACACCGGAGTTGCAGTCCTCGCGCTTGGCCCAGAGGGACGCACCGCCGAGGTGCGCGGTGAGCCGCTCCAGGGGGTGGACGGGCGAGGGCCCGAAGAGCAGGGGGTAACGCTCGTACGAGGAAAGGGACACGGGTCGTCCTTCCTGGGTGGGGTCGGTCTCAGTCGGCGAGCTCCTCGAGCCCCCGCCAGATCTCCGCCGTGACGAGGACCGCCTCGGCGGTGTCACCGGCCGCGCAGGCCTCGATCAGCCGCTCGTGCAACCCGGCGGAACGGCAGCTGCCGCCCTCGCCGAAGCGCCGTCGCTCCAGGCGGCGGATGAGCGGGGTGTAGCGGGCGACGGTCGCGGCGGCCGCCCGGTTGCCGCTCACCCGGACGAGGACGTCGTGCAGTTCGTCGTCGGCCCGCAGCGCCGCGTCGACGTCCCCGGCGCCCACGGCCGCGGCGAACCGCGCGTTGGCGGCGCGCATCGCGGCGATGTCCGCGGCACCCAGCCGGGGCACGGCGACCCGCGTCACGAGCTCGTGCAGGGCACCGACCACGGCGGCGGCGTCCCGCACGTCGGCGGCCACCAGCGGGGTGACCCGCGTGTAGCTCTGCGGCTTGCTCTCCAGCAGCCCCTCGTCCACCAGCCGGGAGAACGCCTCGCGCACCGGCGCCCGGGACAGTCCGAGCCGCTCCGCGAGCTCGGCGTCCCGCACCACCGCGCCGGGTTCGATCTCCCCGGCCACGATGGCGTCCCGGATCGCCGCGTACGCCCGGTCCCTGAGCAGGGTGCGCGGCACGGGCCGGAGGGCTTCCATGAACTGAAATGTTAGATGTCAGTGTGCGGCAGAGCAAGACTGTGCCCCGACATGTCCCATCCCCAGGGCTGGGTCGGGGCAGGGGCGACTCTGCTTCCACAGCTCACCCCCGCGTCGAACGAGAACCAGCGCGAGGGCAGACACCATTGCGATGGGGGGATACGCCGGGCAAGCCGAACAAAGGCCACTCGTTCGAGGGACTGAGGCGGTTACCGCTTCTGGCGCTTCCAGGGGCCGGTGATCGCGAGCATGATGCCCGGCGTCTGGATGTTGGCGTACAGCGTCCGGCCGTCGGGCGAGAAGGTGACGCCGGTGAACTCGCTGTACTCCGGCTCCTTCTCGGTGCCGTTGTTGAGCTCGTTGCGCGCGATCGGGTACGTGCGTCCGCTGTCGGTGGCCCCGAACAGGTGCTGCACGCCCTCCCCGTCCTCGGCGATGACGAGGCCGCCGTACGGGGAGACGGTGATGTTGTCGGGCCCGTCGAACGCGCCGTCCTTCGAGGGGTCGGGGTTCACGCCGAGCAGGACCTTCAGCGTCAGCGTGCGGCGCTTGGGGTCGTAGAACCAGACCTGGCCGTCGTGCCGAACGGGGCTCTCCTCACGGGCGTAGGAGGAGACGATGTAGGCGCCGCCGTCGCCCCACCACATGCCCTCCAGCTTGCGGGCGCGGGTGACCTGGCCGTCCTCGAACTGCTTGCGCACGGGGGTGGCGCGGGCGTCGCGGTCGGGGACGTCCACCCAGTCGACGCCGTAGACGGTGCCGGTCTTCGTGGCACGGGACAGATCGTCGACGAACGTACCGCCGGAGTCGAAGCACTTGGGCGCCTGGAGGACACCGGCGTCGTCGGCGAGCCCGCGGAACTTCCCGGGGCCGTACTCGAAGCCCCTGGGCGGGGTCCAGCGGAAGAAGAGGCCGTTGGGGTCGGAGGCGTCCTCGGTGAGGTAGGCGTGGCCGCGCTTGGGGTCGATGACGACGGCCTCGTGGTCGTAGCGGCCGAAGAACTTCAGCGGCTTGGGACCGCGGTTGGCGCGCCGGTCGCAGGGGTCGACCTCGAAGACGTAGCCGTGGTCCTTGGTCATGCCGTTGACGCCGGCCTTGTCGGAGTTCTCCTCGCAGGTGAGCCAGGTGCCCCAGGGTGTGGCGCCGCCGGCGCAGTTGGTGGAGGTGCCGGCGATGCCCACCCACTCGGCGACGCGTCCGTCGGGGCGCACCTCGACGACCGTGCAGCCGCCGGCCGCGGCCGGGTCGTAGACGAGGCCCTCGGTGAGCGGCACCGGGTGCTTCCAGTCGGCGCGCGGGCCCTTCAGCTCGTGGTTGTTGACGAGCAGGGTGGTGCCGCGGGGGCCGTCGAAGGCGGCGGTGCCGTCGTGGTTGGACGGCGTGGACTCGCCGGACTCCAGCTTGGTCCTGCCGCTGTAGGTGATGATCCGGTACGTGAAGCCGGCGGGCAGGGCGAGGACGCCCTTGGGGTCGGGGAGGAGCGGCCCGTAGCCGACTCCGTGATGAGCGTCCGCCGCCCCGTCACCCGCGCTGTCGGCGTCGGTGGACGCGAGGGCGTTCGGCGCGGTGGCGAGGGCGCCGACACTGCCCGCCAGCGCGACACCGGCCCCGGTGATGGCGGAGTTCCTGGCGAAGTCCCTGCGGGTGAGCGACATTGGTGTCTCCTGTGACGGTGAGAATGCCGTGGGAGGTGGCGGACCTCGTGTGGCAACACCGTCCCGCTCATCCATGAACGCCGGTTGAACACCGCCCCAAGGGGCGCGGGACGTTCTCCTATGCGGCTCCGCCGCACGGGCGCGACAAGCCACGACGCCGCCGCACCCGCGACACAGGATCAGCCCCCTTGCTGGGATCGCGCCTTGAACGCAGCCTTCCGCGCTTCCTTCGCGACCTTCTTGTCGGGATGCAACCGCCCCATCGCTTCCAGCACATCAGCCGTGGCCGGGTGATCGACCCGCCACACCGCCGCGAAAAACCCGCCGTGCTGCTGCGCGAGCCCCTCCACCAGCGCCCGCAGCTCCTCGGAGTTCCCCTCCGCGGCCAGCTGCGCGGCCACCGTGTCGATGGTCAGCCAGTACACCATCTCCTCGGACGGCGCGGGCACGTCCGCCGCCCCGTGCTCGGTCAGCCACACCCGCGCCAGCCCGCCCAGCTCGGCGTCGTCGAGCACCTCCCGCAGGGCGGGCTCGGCCGAAGCCCCGACGAGCGACAAGGCCTGCTGGCAGCGCAACCGCCGCAACGGCGCCCCGGCATCGGAACCCCGGGCGGCCGCCAGCAACTCCCGCGCGGCGGCGAGCGATTCCCGCCGCTGGAGCCACTGCTCGGTCTCGGCCTGCGCGGCACCGGGCGGGAACTCCGCCGTGCCGTCGAGCAGCACGTCGGCCCCCTTGTCCGCGAGGTCCCCGACGGCCGGCGCCTCGTACCCGGCCTCCATCAGCCGCGCGCGCATGCCGTACAGCCCGAGCGGGGTGAGCCGGACCATGCCGTACCGGGAGACGTCGGTGTCGTCGACAGGCGCCGCGGGCTCCTCGTCGGCGTCGGCCATGAGCGCCTCGTCCACGGGCTGGTACGCGACGAGCCCCACCGGCTCCAGCATCCGGAACTGGTCGTCCAGCCGCATCATCGCGTCGGAGACCTGCTCCAGGACGTCGTTGGTGGGCTCGCTCATGTCGCCGGGCACGATCACCGAGGCGGCCAGCGCCGGCAGCGGCACCGGGGCGCCGCCGGGCGTGTCCTCACCGGCGGTCAGCAGGTAGAGGTTGCCGAGCACGCCGTCGAGGAACGCGGCCTCGTCCTCGGGGTCCCAGTCGAGGGCGGAGAGGTCGACCTCGCCGGTCTCGTCCACGAGCCCGTCCAGGTCGGGCACGCTCGCGTCGGCGAGCACGGTCTCCAGCGCCGCGAGCCAGACGGCGAGCACGTCCTGCGGCGAGCCACCGGTGAGCAGGGCCAGATCCTCACCGGCCGTGACGGTGCCCTCCTCCTCGTCGACGACCTCGACGAGCCCGGCGTCCACGGCGACCCGCCACGCCTCGCTCGCGTCGGCGGCGGCGTCGTCCCCGCTCAGCCCGAGCGCCTCGACGGCCGCGGGCAGCTGCTCGTCCACGAGCCCTCCCCCGGCGTCGACGCGGGTGTCCGGCCCGGCCCAGCGGGCGAGCCGGGCGGCCCGGGACAGCAACGGCGTGGACAGTGCGTCGCGCGCCAGCTCCGCTTCGGGGTGCAGCCGCACCGGCGGCAGGGGGGAGCTGTCTGACATCGGCTGTTTCTCCTAGGGCGCCTCTTACGACTCAGCCGCTCAGCCTAGACGGATTTCCACCCATGCCGCCTGCTTCATCTCCCCGTCAGCCGCCGTACATGGCCGAAACCTTGACAAGTGGCGTGACCAGGCTGGAGATTGACGCGCGTAGAAGCTGGCGGACACTTGTTCACCGGGCCGGCCCCACCAGGCCCTCCGTCCACCGTGCTCTACGCGCGTCACCGCATCCGCCCCACAGGTAGCGGCAGTCAGCCATTCCACACCTTTCCGCCCTCGTCCCGGCGCCCTGTCACGTCCCCGGAGGGAAACCCGTTGCCGAGCAAGTCGTCCGCGCGTCTCGCCGCGCTCACCGTCGCCGCCGCGTGTTCCGCGGCATCCACGATCGTCCTCACCAGCCCCGCGCACGCGGAGTCGGTCCGCATCCACGACGTCCAGGGCAGCACCCGGATATCCCCGTATGCCGGCAAGCAGGTCACGGACGTGGCCGGAATCGTCACCGGCATCCGGACCTACGGCTCGTCCCGCGGCTTCTGGATCCAGGACCCGCAGCCCGACGCCGACCCGGCGACCAGCGAGGGCGTCTTCGTCTTCACCGGCTCCGTCCCGAAGGGCGTGGCCGTCGGTGACTCCGTCACGGTCAGCGGCACGGTCTCGGAGTACGTCCCCGGCGGCACGACCTCCGGCAACCAGTCGCTGACGGAGATCACCAAGCCGATCACCACGGTCGTCTCCAGCGGCAACGCGCTCCCCGCCGCCACGGCGATCACCTCGCGCTCGGTCCCCGCCGCCTACGCCCCCGCCGGCGACACGGCCGCGGGCGGCTCCGTCAACGCGCTCCCCCTCAAGCCCTCGAAGTACGCCCTGGACCACTACGAGGCGCTGGAGGGCATGTCCGTCCGGGTCACCGACACACGCGTCGTCGGCGCCACCGACCCGTACACCGAGCTCTGGGTGACGGTGAAGCCGCACGAGAACCGCAACCGCCACGGCGGCACGATCTACGGCTCCTACGACGCCCAGAACACGGGCCGCCTCCAGATCCAGTCCCTCGGCCCGACGGCGGACTTCCCGAAGGCGAACGTGGGCGACACCCTCACCGGGACCACCACCGGCCCCCTGGACTACAACCAGTTCGGCGGCTACACCCTGGTCGCGAGCGAGCTGGGCACGCTGAAGAGCGCGGGCCTGGAGCGCGAGACGACCCGCAGGCAGCGCTCCTCCGAACTCGCGGTCGCCACCTACAACGTCGAGAACCTCGACCCGGCCGACGACACGTTCGCCGCCCACGCCTCCGCGATCGTGAACAACCTGAAGTCGCCCGACATCGTGTCCCTGGAGGAGATCCAGGACAACAACGGCGCGAAGAACGACGGCACGGTCGCCGCCGACCAGACGCTGACCAAGCTGATCGACGCGATCGTCGCGGCCGGCGGCCCGACGTACGACTGGCGTTCGATCGACCCGGCCGACGGCATCGACGGCGGCGAGCCGGGCGGCAACATCCGCCAGGCGTTCCTGTTCAACCCGGAGCGGGTCTCCTTCGCGGACCGCGCGGGCGGCGACGCCACGACGGCCACCGGCGTGACGAAGATCCGCGGCAAGGCGCACCTGACGCTCAGCCCCGGCCGTATCGCGCCCGCCGACGAGGCCTGGAAGAGCAGCCGCAAGCCGCTGGCCGGCGAGTTCGTCTTCCGCGGCCGCTCGGTCTTCGTGATCGCCAACCACTTCAACTCCAAGGGCGGCGACCAGGGCCTGACCGCCCACTACCAGCCGCCGTCCCGCGGCTCCGAGACCCAGCGCCACCAGCAGGCCACCCTGGTGAACGCCTTCGTCAAGGACATCCTCGACACCCAGAAGAACGCGGACGTCGTCACGCTGGGCGACATCAACGACTTCGAGTTCTCGCAGACCACGAAGCTCCTCGAGGGCCGCGGCGAACTCTGGTCGGCGATCAAGTCGCTGCCCAGGAGCGAGCGTTACTCCTACGTCTACCAGGGCAACAGCCAGGTCCTCGACCAGATCCTGATCAGCCCGTCGATCCGCCGCGACTGCGACTTCGAGTACGACAGCGTGCACGTCAACGCGGAGTTCCACGACCAGATCAGCGACCACGACCCTCAGGTTCTGCGCTTCCGCCCGTAGGACGGCCGGTCGGGGCCGGCCGAACGCGCGGTTCGGCCGGCCCGCCCCTCACGGCGTCAGCCCGAGGACGTGGTCGTAGCGGCTGACGGAGCCGCTGGGCAGCAGGCCCGGCCAGTTCTGCACACGCTTCCACCGCTCGGTCGCGGAACCGACCCCTTCCCCCGGCGCCGCCAAGGCATCGATATGCGCCTGGGCACTCTCCCACTCGGCGTAGTTGAGGACCCGGGTACCGTCGGTGCTGAGGTGGAAGTGGGCGGAGATGCCGCCGGGGCGCGCTTCCGGTTCGCTCGCCAGGGCCTCGAACACCGCGTCGACCCAGGCGCGCTGCCGGTCCTCGTCGGGCCCCTCGAAGCGGACGTCGACGATGACGACGCATCCCGGAACGGGCGCCGCCGCGCCTTCCCGCCCGGCACTGCGATAGTGCCGGTACCGCCCGATCTCCACCCGCTCGATCCCCGGCACGGCGGTGTCGATCTCGTCGACGCGCTCCTGCCGGTGGGCTTTCACGAACGCCTCGAAGGCCTGCTCGCTCCTCCACTGCGAGTAGTGCAGCAGGGTGTCTCCGTCGTGCCCGGCGTACACGTGGTACCCCAGCAGATCGTCGGTGGGCCAGGGCCGCCGCTCCCACGTCCGCCCGATCGCCTCGACGGCCTGCCGCTGCCGCTCGGGGGTTCCCACCCGCCAGGTGCTGAAGAACGGGGCGCCGATCCGGGGGTCGGCGGGGTCGGGGTGCTGCTCGGTTCGACGGCTCATGAACACTCCAGTCGTAGCGCCGGTCGCGAACACACCCCACCTTTCAACCTCGACCAAGCTTGAGGTCAAGAAGGGGCCGCGCCCCACACGCGACCCCGTCGCTCAGTGATGCCCGTGCGCATGCCTCCACCGCAGCACCCCGACAGCCACCACGGCCCCCGCCGCCCCGGCCACCAGCACCGGCTTCGGATGCCGCATCCCGGCCTGGACGACGGACCGCACCGGACGAGGCCCCACATGCGTCGCCCTGTCGTGCACGGTGCGCCCGGCCTGCGCGGCACTGCTCCGCAACTGCACCGTCATCGCCCCGGCCTTGTCCTGCCAATCAGCGGCCCGCGCCCGGGCACGGCCCTTCACATCCGCCTTCCCCGCCAGCCGCTCCACCGTGTTACCGAGTTCACTCCGCGTCTGCTCGATCTGCCGCCGCAGCTCATCGGGCCCCTTCGCCCCACTCGTCGCGTCCGTCATCGATGCGCCCTCTCCTTGATCTCCTCCACGTCCGCCCTGACACTGCCGAGAGTCCGCTCAGGCGTGGGCGGCGCGGCCTTCCGCAGCTGGCCCCGCCCGACAGCCGCCAGGACGGCCGCGATCGCGAACAGCACCCCCGTCACGATCAGCGCGGCGGCCCATACGGGCAGCACCAGCGAGAGCGCGGCGGCACCCGTCCCGGCCAGGGCGAGGAACCCGGCGTACGCGACGGCACCCGCCGCCCCGAGCAGCCCGCCGCCGCGTCCCGCGCGCCGCCCCTTCTCGGCCAGCTCCTCCTTGGCGAGAGCCACTTCCTGCCGCATGAGCGTGGAGAGCTGCTCCGTGGCCTGCCCGACGAGCTCGCCCACGGAGTGGCGCTCGTCGCGCACGGCCCGATGATCCATGGTCCCTGTCACGGTGTTCCGCCTCCTCTCGAAGTCAGGAACACCCGGGTACCCGGGCGGCCCCGCCGCTACC
This is a stretch of genomic DNA from Streptomyces hawaiiensis. It encodes these proteins:
- a CDS encoding phage holin family protein — encoded protein: MTGTMDHRAVRDERHSVGELVGQATEQLSTLMRQEVALAKEELAEKGRRAGRGGGLLGAAGAVAYAGFLALAGTGAAALSLVLPVWAAALIVTGVLFAIAAVLAAVGRGQLRKAAPPTPERTLGSVRADVEEIKERAHR
- a CDS encoding alkaline phosphatase PhoX is translated as MSLTRRDFARNSAITGAGVALAGSVGALATAPNALASTDADSAGDGAADAHHGVGYGPLLPDPKGVLALPAGFTYRIITYSGRTKLESGESTPSNHDGTAAFDGPRGTTLLVNNHELKGPRADWKHPVPLTEGLVYDPAAAGGCTVVEVRPDGRVAEWVGIAGTSTNCAGGATPWGTWLTCEENSDKAGVNGMTKDHGYVFEVDPCDRRANRGPKPLKFFGRYDHEAVVIDPKRGHAYLTEDASDPNGLFFRWTPPRGFEYGPGKFRGLADDAGVLQAPKCFDSGGTFVDDLSRATKTGTVYGVDWVDVPDRDARATPVRKQFEDGQVTRARKLEGMWWGDGGAYIVSSYAREESPVRHDGQVWFYDPKRRTLTLKVLLGVNPDPSKDGAFDGPDNITVSPYGGLVIAEDGEGVQHLFGATDSGRTYPIARNELNNGTEKEPEYSEFTGVTFSPDGRTLYANIQTPGIMLAITGPWKRQKR
- a CDS encoding antibiotic biosynthesis monooxygenase; amino-acid sequence: MSRRTEQHPDPADPRIGAPFFSTWRVGTPERQRQAVEAIGRTWERRPWPTDDLLGYHVYAGHDGDTLLHYSQWRSEQAFEAFVKAHRQERVDEIDTAVPGIERVEIGRYRHYRSAGREGAAAPVPGCVVIVDVRFEGPDEDRQRAWVDAVFEALASEPEARPGGISAHFHLSTDGTRVLNYAEWESAQAHIDALAAPGEGVGSATERWKRVQNWPGLLPSGSVSRYDHVLGLTP
- a CDS encoding DUF3618 domain-containing protein, whose protein sequence is MTDATSGAKGPDELRRQIEQTRSELGNTVERLAGKADVKGRARARAADWQDKAGAMTVQLRSSAAQAGRTVHDRATHVGPRPVRSVVQAGMRHPKPVLVAGAAGAVVAVGVLRWRHAHGHH
- a CDS encoding endonuclease/exonuclease/phosphatase family protein: MPSKSSARLAALTVAAACSAASTIVLTSPAHAESVRIHDVQGSTRISPYAGKQVTDVAGIVTGIRTYGSSRGFWIQDPQPDADPATSEGVFVFTGSVPKGVAVGDSVTVSGTVSEYVPGGTTSGNQSLTEITKPITTVVSSGNALPAATAITSRSVPAAYAPAGDTAAGGSVNALPLKPSKYALDHYEALEGMSVRVTDTRVVGATDPYTELWVTVKPHENRNRHGGTIYGSYDAQNTGRLQIQSLGPTADFPKANVGDTLTGTTTGPLDYNQFGGYTLVASELGTLKSAGLERETTRRQRSSELAVATYNVENLDPADDTFAAHASAIVNNLKSPDIVSLEEIQDNNGAKNDGTVAADQTLTKLIDAIVAAGGPTYDWRSIDPADGIDGGEPGGNIRQAFLFNPERVSFADRAGGDATTATGVTKIRGKAHLTLSPGRIAPADEAWKSSRKPLAGEFVFRGRSVFVIANHFNSKGGDQGLTAHYQPPSRGSETQRHQQATLVNAFVKDILDTQKNADVVTLGDINDFEFSQTTKLLEGRGELWSAIKSLPRSERYSYVYQGNSQVLDQILISPSIRRDCDFEYDSVHVNAEFHDQISDHDPQVLRFRP
- a CDS encoding GntR family transcriptional regulator codes for the protein MEALRPVPRTLLRDRAYAAIRDAIVAGEIEPGAVVRDAELAERLGLSRAPVREAFSRLVDEGLLESKPQSYTRVTPLVAADVRDAAAVVGALHELVTRVAVPRLGAADIAAMRAANARFAAAVGAGDVDAALRADDELHDVLVRVSGNRAAAATVARYTPLIRRLERRRFGEGGSCRSAGLHERLIEACAAGDTAEAVLVTAEIWRGLEELAD
- a CDS encoding 1-aminocyclopropane-1-carboxylate deaminase, with protein sequence MSLSSYERYPLLFGPSPVHPLERLTAHLGGASLWAKREDCNSGVAYGGNKTRKLEYLVADALAQGCDTLVSIGGVQSNHTRQVAAVAARAGLKCVLVQESWVDWPDAGYDKVGNILISRLAGADVRLVRAGFGIGFKESWEQALREVEEAGGKPYAIPAGASDHPLGGLGFAGWAYEVAEQERELGVFFDTVVVCSVTGSTQAGMVAGFAALEEAGGWPRRVLGIDASAKPAATRTQIARIAHGTGQLIGVARELTEADVALDERYHAGVYGIPDDATLEAMRLAARTEGMVTDPVYEGKSMAGMIDLVSRGEIRRDSTVLYAHLGGQPALNAYSALF